In Bacillus sp. DX3.1, the following proteins share a genomic window:
- the speD gene encoding adenosylmethionine decarboxylase codes for MDTMGRHVIAELWDCDFDKLNDMPFIEQLFVDAALRAGAEVREVAFHKFAPQGVSGVVIISESHLTIHSFPEHGYASIDVYTCGDRIDPNVAAEYIAEGLNAKTRESIELPRGTGSFEIKHRETKAL; via the coding sequence ATGGACACTATGGGTCGTCACGTAATTGCTGAACTTTGGGATTGCGATTTCGACAAGCTTAATGATATGCCGTTTATTGAACAATTATTTGTGGATGCAGCACTAAGAGCAGGTGCTGAAGTGCGTGAGGTTGCTTTTCATAAGTTTGCTCCGCAGGGTGTAAGTGGAGTTGTTATTATTTCTGAATCTCATTTAACAATTCACAGCTTTCCAGAACACGGTTATGCGAGTATTGATGTGTATACTTGCGGGGATCGTATTGATCCCAATGTAGCTGCAGAGTATATTGCAGAAGGTTTAAATGCGAAAACGCGCGAGAGCATCGAGCTTCCTCGAGGCACAGGTAGCTTCGAAATTAAGCATAGAGAGACGAAAGCTCTTTAA